In Juglans regia cultivar Chandler chromosome 5, Walnut 2.0, whole genome shotgun sequence, the following are encoded in one genomic region:
- the LOC109018935 gene encoding putative disease resistance protein At3g14460: protein MCLVQASTVRRKPSERLPTTSLIEDSDICGRNDDKDEIINKLLPDDASDNKIGVIAIVGMGGMGKTTLAQLVYNDNKVQKHFDLVAWVCVSEEYDVFKVMKTILEAVTSSTSDIQDLNRLQLQVNERLMGKKFLLVLDDVWNRNYTDWEILSNPFKSRAQGSRIIVTTRDLGVASVMRAFATHHLKELQEEDCQKLFARHAFHDANSMNLEFKELGRQIVEKCKRLPLAIKLIGALLRDKVDVSEWDMVLNSEIWSLSNEILPALRLSYKHLPSYIKRCFAYCSIFPKDYAFKKDQVVLLWMAEGFLHKTENRTMEQIGDDYFVTLVSRSLFQKSSGDEFSFEMHDLINDLAKFVSGDFTFRLEVDSRSHRNVNKTRHVSYARERYENFKKFEALQEATQLRTFLALQSYKLCYCTTKKLFRDLLSMLSCLRVLSLSDYWYKLELPESIGKMTQLRYLNIHRMKIIRLPDSVCKLYNLQTLKLSHCYHLKQLPRDMQKLVNLRHLDLTQTPCIMEMPIHMGKLKCLQTLTKFVVSKLTGCSIRELGELANLRGALSILDLENVESFKDAEGACLRNKMDLKELALTWKVGSNTEISESQRDVLNGLQPHRNLKSLTINYYMGGSFPNWVGDHSFPNVTSIHLENCTYCCSLPALGLLPSLQNLSIVGFDGIVAVGEEFYGSTGSSSIKPFGALKFLKFQQMLNWEKWSSFGDENEGGAFNRLEQLSIWSCPKLTGDLPIHLPSLVILKITDCPKMLASLPRAPAIQQLILKDYEVDMGGLPSTLKMLEIDSYKKLGLPTNLYYSGLEYLNFSNCDSLWSFPMDLFPNLRRLEFRKCRNLEYLTVAEQDQHDLVALSSLSINECPNFVSFPDKMHMLLLSLTQLWIELCTNIETFPEGGLPSSLNELCIWDCEKLVESRMGWSLQNLASLRNLTIGGGSKLDVVSFPKKGLLPTNLISLGIHEFPNLTSFNKNGFENLTSLKSLYITECQKLECISKEGIQRLTSLENLTIRNCPKLEYCMLEEGLQHLTSLSFLEIENCPLLTKRRWWERRKGKEWWHKFAHIPIKKVDDELIE, encoded by the coding sequence ATGTGTCTAGTACAAGCTAGTACCGTCAGAAGGAAACCATCTGAAAGATTGCCCACTACTTCTTTGATAGAAGATTCAGATATTTGTGGTAGAAATGATGATAaggatgaaataattaataagttaCTTCCTGATGATGCTAGTGACAATAAGATAGGTGTGATTGCCATAGTCGGCATGGGGGGAATGGGCAAGACCACCCTTGCTCAACTTGTATACAATGACAACAAGGTCCAAAAGCATTTTGACCTTGTAGCATGGGTTTGTGTTTCAGAGGAATATGATGTGTTTAAAGTAATGAAAACAATCCTGGAAGCAGTAACTTCTTCGACCAGTGATATTCAAGATCTAAATCGCCTTCAACTTCAAGTAAATGAGAGATTGATGGGAAAGAAATTCCTATTGGTCTTGGATGATGTTTGGAATAGGAATTATACTGATTGGGAGATATTAAGCAACCCCTTTAAATCTAGGGCACAAGGAAGTAGGATCATCGTAACAACGCGCGATCTTGGTGTTGCATCAGTTATGCGTGCATTTGCAACCCATCATCTAAAGGAGTTACAAGAGGAGGATTGTCAGAAACTATTTGCAAGACATGCATTTCATGATGCTAACTCTATGAATTTAGAGTTTAAAGAGCTAGGTCGACAAATTGTAGAAAAATGTAAACGTCTACCTTTAGCAATAAAGCTAATTGGGGCTCTCTTGCGAGACAAAGTTGATGTTAGTGAATGGGATATGgttttgaatagtgaaatatgGAGTTTGTCAAATGAAATTCTTCCTGCTCTAAGATTAAGCTATAAACACCTTCCCTCATATATAAAACGGTGTTTTGCTTACTGTTCAATATTTCCAAAAGACTATGCCTTCAAGAAAGATCAAGTTGTTTTATTATGGATGGCAGAAGGTTTTCTCCACAAAACTGAAAACAGAACAATGGAACAAATTGGTGATGATTATTTTGTCACTCTTGTATCAAGATCATTATTTCAAAAGTCGAGTGGGGATGAGTTTAGCTTTGAGATGCATGATCTCATCAATGACTTGGCAAAATTTGTGTCTGGCGACTTTACATTTAGGTTGGAGGTTGATAGCCGTTCTCATCGAAATGTTAACAAGACTCGTCATGTGTCGTATGCTAGAGAAAGGTATGAAAACTTTAAGAAGTTCGAGGCTCTTCAAGAAGCTACGCAATTGCGTACATTTTTGGCATTACAATCATATAAACTTTGTTACTGCACAACTAAAAAGTTGTTTCGTGATTTATTGTCAATGTTAAGTTGTTTACGGGTGCTCTCCCTATCTGACTATTGGTATAAGTTGGAGTTGCCAGAATCAATTGGAAAAATGACGCAATTACGTTATTTGAACATTCATCGTATGAAAATTATAAGGTTGCCTGATTCTGTGTGTAAGTTGTACAATTTGCAAACATTAAAGTTATCTCATTGTTATCATCTGAAACAATTGCCAAGAGACATGCAAAAACTGGTTAATTTACGCCATCTTGATTTGACTCAAACTCCCTGCATAATGGAGATGCCGATACATATGGGCAAACTAAAATGTCTCCAGACATTAACCAAGTTTGTCGTTAGCAAACTCACTGGATGTAGCATTAGAGAATTGGGAGAGCTTGCAAATCTTCGAGGAGCACTTTCTATCTTGGatcttgaaaatgttgaatctttCAAAGATGCAGAAGGTGCATGCTTGAGGAATAAAATGGACCTTAAAGAGTTGGCATTAACGTGGAAAGTAGGTTCAAATACTGAGATTTCGGAAAGTCAAAGAGATGTACTCAACGGTCTACAACCACACAGAAACCTGAAAAGTCTCACTATAAATTACTACATGGGTGGAAGTTTTCCAAATTGGGTAGGGGATCATTCCTTCCCTAATGTAACGTCTATTCATTTGGAAAACTGTACATATTGTTGCAGCTTACCAGCACTTGGGCTGCTACCCTCTTTACAAAACCTCTCTATTGTTGGTTTTGATGGAATTGTAGCAGTGGGTGAAGAGTTTTACGGAAGTACTGGTTCTTCTTCTATTAAGCCATTTGGggcattgaaatttttaaaatttcagcaGATGTTGAATTGGGAGAAATGGTCTTCGTTTGGTGATGAAAATGAAGGAGGAGCTTTCAATCGTCTCGAGCAGCTTTCTATTTGGTCATGCCCAAAGCTAACGGGAGATTTGCCCATTCACCTTCCTTCTTTGGTTATCCTTAAGATTACAGACTGTCCGAAGATGCTAGCTTCACTCCCAAGGGCTCCGGCTATACAGCAATTGATATTGAAAGATTATGAAGTGGATATGGGTGGTCTACCCTCTACATTAAAAATGCTTGAAATAGACAGTTATAAGAAGTTGGGGCTCCCAACGAACTTGTACTATTCAGGCCTTGAATATTTGAACTTTTCCAATTGTGATTCTCTCTGGTCCTTCCCAATGGATTTATTCCCAAATCTTAGGCGTCTGGAATTTCGGAAGTGTAGGAATCTAGAATATCTTACAGTTGCAGAACAAGATCAACATGATTTAGTGGCCTTGTCGTCTCTATCTATCAACGAGTGTCCTAATTTTGTGTCATTTCCTGACAAGATGCACATGCTCCTTCTATCTCTTACTCAATTATGGATAGAACTGTGTACAAATATTGAGACGTTTCCAGAAGGGGGCTTGCCTTCCAGTCTGAATGAACTTTGTATTTGGGATTGTGAGAAACTCGTTGAGAGTCGGATGGGGTGGAGTTTGCAAAATCTTGCCTCTCTTAGAAATTTGACAATTGGAGGTGGATCGAAATTAGATGTGGTGTCTTTTCCGAAGAAGGGGTTGCTTCCCACAAATCTGATCAGTTTGGGAATTCATGAATTCCCAAATTTGACGTCGTTCAACAAGAATGGGTTTGAGAACCTCACTTCTCTTAAAAGTTTGTATATCACTGAATGCCAAAAGCTGGAGTGCATCTCAAAAGAGGGGATTCAGCGCCTCACCTCACTTGAAAACCTGACAATTCGGAACTGTCCAAAGTTGGAGTACTGCATGTTAGAAGAGGGGCTTCAACACCTCACTTCCCTTTCTTTCCTAGAGATCGAGAATTGTCCTTTATTAACGAAGAGAAGGTGgtgggaaagaagaaaaggaaaagaatggtGGCACAAGTTTGCTCACATCCCCATCAAAAAAGTTGACGATGAATTGATTGAGTGA